ACTGAACTGGGAGAAGAGATACGAAGTCATCGTTGGGACAGCTGAAGGATTAGCATACCTACATGAGAATTCTAAAACCAAAATAATTCACAGAGATATAAAAGCCAGCAACATCCTCTTGGATGCAAAGCTTCGTGCTAAAATCGCAGATTTTGGCTTGGCTAGATCCTTTCAAGAAGATAAGAGCCATATAAGTACAGCTATTGCAGGAACTTTGTAAGTACCTCTAATCCCATCTACCATTTTCCCCCCAAATAATAACAATTTTGAACATATTAGAATAAGAGCCTGCTAAGTACCTAAATACAACATTAAGCATCCTATACTACTAATCTGGGGCTTTGGACACCCCATAATTTCCAAGTCCCTACAGAGAAAAATGTTGTTTGGAGCAAATTTCTCTGTACTAGACCTTTaatagctatatatatatatatatattctgcAGGGGTTATATGGCTCCAGAGTACATAGCTCATGGTCAGTTAACAGAAAAGGCAGATGTGTATAGTTTTGGAGTGCTACTGCTAGAGATAGTAACCGGGAGACAGAACAACAGGAGCAAAGCAGCTGAATATTCAGACAGCCTAATTACAGTGGTCAGTATCAGATTCCTTAACctgatttatttttattgttgttgaacTAGTTTTTTTCTTGCTTTGATCTTAACATAATTTTGCAACATCAGGCATGGAAACACTTTCAGTCAGGGACAGCTGAACAATTATTTGATCCAAATCTTCAGTTGCATGAAGACTACAACAACAGCAGTGTTAAGAATGAGATCTTAAGAGTGGTTCAAATAGGACTTCTATGCACCCAAGAGAACCATTTGTTGCGGCCAACTATGTCAAAAGTGCTGCAGATGCTAACAAAGAAGGAGGAGCAACTTGTTGCTCCTTCTAATCCACCTTTCCTAGATGAGAATACCATGGAATTCTGTGACATAAGTGGTGACCCATTTTTCCCTCTCGTTGCAGATGACTCAGTCGCTACCATGTCCCATAGCTCTTTTCATCCCAGGTGATCTGCCTAGTACTAACAATGTATATCTCTATCCATTACTAATTTATACAAGAACATTAGGATACAACAAATAACAAtgtgaaaaaattaaattagccTTACAAGGTACTTACAGCAATGTCTAATAATTCTTTCAGTTCATTTGTACAAAAATTCAATGGAAAATCAAAGTTACACTTGCCAATATACATTTTGAGTTCTTGGCAGACTTCGCCACCCTTTAAATCCTCTCGACACGAGGAACACAAAATTGGGAGTACTAGCTGCAACCTTTATGAAAAAGGTAGTTGGAAGAGTGTGTATCTCTGAAAATCTGATTCCCATGCTGATGAATATGAACTGTGCTTACTTTGATCTTATAAAACAGCACTCAGAAGTAAAGCACCAAGAATCACAGAACTTATCAAAGATCCTCCATTATAGTAGTGTTGTGATAAGCTGCCTGAAGCAGTGGAAGTGTTAGATGGGGCCAGTGATGTGCCATTTATGCTGGTGCCATTTTTACCACCACTGTTCATCACAAATATTCAAGggaaatataataaataagaatGAACAGTTAATTACAATAAtcagaaaaaaatatatgaatccTTGAGATCATACCTTCCTGGAAATACGCAGGAACCATAACCTGTGATAATGATAACAAATAATAGTTCCATTAGATTGCCAAGCCACTTGAAATACTAAATAGCAAAGGTGCAAAATTAACAATTAACTTGTGTAGCCATAAAAAAATGTATCCATAACTTATGTAGCCACCTTCAAATATAGTTATAATTATTAAAGAGTCCAGATTCCTTACTTGGATTTGTGGTGGTGACAAAAGCAACTCCTttaaaatcacaagttccaggAGATTTAGCCATCTGCTGATAATATGCATTGAAAGCATAAGTCGCGTGCGCAACTACATTATTCGGTTCATAACACTCTTGACCCTGCCGCAAGGGTGAACAATCCACCTTCCCTGGTCCACAAGCCCAATCAAGTGCTGCCTGTAGCAACTTAGAATCAGCATTACTCTTAGCAACACAAAAGGTTTGATTTGTTGTATCATTTGCAAATACAGTACCAGCACCGGTCAAATGCAAAGTATATACTGGTGCTCCATTAGCATAGAAAAGTCCCCAGTTCTTTTCGGAAACAGGACCTGGTCTTAAGTCTTCGTTATAAAGCTCATAAATATATGTACTAACTGGAATTCTAGGATGCTTTGGAGTCCCTGAATTATTAAGGACATGTCTGATCAAGTTACTGTTGTAAGTGTTAGCATTGTCAATTGTTGCATCCGACTCAGATGAATCGCCTTTGGAGGGCCATCCTGACTCTGTCACTACAACAGGGATATTTGTGAAGTTCAAGTATGACATTGCAAAATAAGCAGCATCGATCACTGCATCGAAAACATTAGTATAGTGGAGCATAGTGTTGGCATCAACAGCTTCCTTATTTGGCGGCAGGGGCCGGAACAGAGCATATTCCAGTTGGATTTTACCTTCAGATTGCATGTAATTGTAGTAAGGGTAAACATTGAGCATAAGATATGAACCTGTTGATTGCAAAAACTTAAGCAATGGAACCATGACAGGATCCCATGTTTTATTAAAGAATGCTTGGGATGGAGGGAAAGAGTTAAGGatgatagaagaagaatgaggagTAGAGACTTTAATTTGCTGATCGAGATTGGCAGCAACAAGTGCAGATTGAATGAATTTTAGTGCATTGACTAGGACAGGTGCAACATTTGGGAGGGCTGTTAGGACTTCAGATCCAACTGCTATGGCAGTTATGTTGGTTGCAGGGACATGAGCTACCACATTGTGTGCAACCCAGTTGGCGGCCGTGGCATTCGATTGGCCAATGCCGAGTAGCAAGTTGTTGGGAACAGAAACGGTTACACGGATTCCGGTGTTGGCAAGTGCAAGAAGCATGGCCCTGTCAGCATCATAGAGTCTGACATGTTGGATACTTTGAGCCTTAAGAAGGGCCACAGTTTCTGTTGCACTTGGCATGTTAGTTATGTCTGTACCAATGTTTACACCAATAAAGGAATCTgcagaagaaagaaagaaaccaACAAATTATATAAATACTATATGATCCTGCTCATAAACAGATTATGAgatgaaaataataatgcagATGAAGTGATAATCAAGAACAAATAGAAACTAGAAAATAAGGAACATATGAATTTTGGTTTGGACCAACATGGATTTGTGAAAACAGCTAATAAGTCCATTTATGATCTAATAAAATGTGTTTCAAATATCCAATCTTACCATGACCTATTTAATAAAATAGCTATAAAGCCTATTCATTAGTCTTTTATGGAATTGTATTTGAGTCATTCATTTAAAGTAATACTgtattttcaaaattatccGCGAAGTGATTTAAAAATTGATACCATGCTTTCTTCAATTTTAATTGGGTAACAAAAGgggaaaaagatttaataaaagaaaacttgATTATCAGCTTTGTTCATGAGGAATAATATtgaaaaaattcatattttaaggAGGCACAGCCACATTGGATTCATAGAATGTCAAAGCAAAACATATATTTCAAAATTCTGGAATAAGCTTTCAGTGATGGATTGTCAGATTGTCCAACTAACTAATGCTACATCCTAAGCCCATAGCTATAGTTCATaaactgaattttttttttttggtcatggTTGAAATTCAAGGTTTGTTAACCTGTCATCCCGTGGATTATCCTTGGGTTTAACTAAAAGAAGTCTAATATACTCAAATGATCGCTTGTTCTTAGGTTAATTTGCAAAAGATTCGCTTTGATTATCAGtttttaaaaacataaaatgaGGATTTCATTTAATAACATTTTTCCCATGCTTCTGGTTACCATGTCTAATTCATGGGAGCTAGGCAACAATGCTACCAACTCACCAACTCAGTATTAATGAGGTTGATTGATAGACCAAAATGATTAAATATAGTATAAATATTCCACTTCATCACTGGCATAGTGGCATTCACAACAGGGGTATTTTAGTACCATCACTTTTTTCATAAAAAGTTTAGTTAAGTGCAAACTGCGAAAGAAGCTGTTTCTTGAGTTGGGATGCACCAAAATTGTCCCAGAATCCCATTAAAAATTAGAAAGGATAGATCAGAGATTCAGCATAAAGGAAAACACTTTCTTGCAAAGGCCCTTTCTTttgcaaataataataaataaataaactaaacaTGCCTATATTTGTATTACACAACCTTTTCTCTAACTTTCTATTCCAACATTGTTATGCTCTTGTAGCAAGGTTCTGGCTCTTTATACATTTATAGCAACATCTGACATCTCCCACATTCAACAGCCAAAATGCAATGAAAGAATAATTACTTCCTTCTAgtatttaatagttaaaaaaagGGGTTAATACATTGTATCATTACCCTTTACCTAAAATGTTAATTAGAAGCAAATACTTACTAACCATGACAAATAGCAAAGATACAAAAAAGTAAGAATCTACAAACCCATATGATGATGAAAGGAAGGTGGTAATGAAAGGACTAACTAGACATAATGATGAAAAGAACAAGAGCTAgaagccaaaaaaaaaaacaagagtACTATACCCCCACACCAACCATTACTAAATTAGAAAGCTTATTAAGAGAATACTTAATGATAGATTAATAACCAATGATATCAGATGCCCAGGGAACATAGAAACAGATGCTAAAAATCACATAAACTTATTACTTACCTCCATAGACAGAACATGCAAGCAGGAAAAAAAGAAGCAGCAGAACAGCCATTGATGATTGCTTAGAGAAACCGTTATAAACAAAGAAACACTGCCAGTTCCACTGCAAACTAAAAAGTGGCTCTCTACAACTTGGGGTCTCAAAAAGCTTGCACCTTTTGATACCCTTTGGGCTTTGGCATAGAGAAGTAAGAACCAGGAAGTGCTTTGAGGTTGGGAGGGAGAAATTAGAAACCTTGAGAGTTTGCGTTGTTGGGTCTTGTGAGTggtcaaaactcaaaaatcaaaactAGAATTTGTGTCTGTGggatcataaaatcataaatgGTAGTGTGTGTCAGGGATCCAACGGCTGAGATTTGGAGATGCAGGTGGCAAATCAGCCAAGTAGTAACTATTATTAGTGGACAAGAAAGTCAGGCTTTTTTTAATTAAGGCAAGTGTATGATTCAGTGTTTTATTAATAACGTGAATAATGAAGCAGTGTTGCAGTGTTGGTGCAGTTCATAGGCTATTGTGATTGGTGGATTAGCATCTACGATAGCAACATATAATGTTGACGTGGCAtcttttctgtttctgcttCAAAAATCCCCACTTGCACTCTGCTTTGGTTTGTGTCCCAAAGCCATTGACAGTTAACTGTCATTAACTTGAGTTAAAATCACACTTCATCTtatttaatcataaaaaataaataaattaacagTGAGTCCCAGTCCCATTATTCACATAACATTTTCAATGTAATACTAATGGAAAGTCCGCGCGATGCACAGGTTGTAGGTTGTGTACGTAATCTATTTATTGTATTCATATATAATTTGTTTTTAAGTTGAGTAGTACATATTAAttagtaaatttaatttaattagtatgtagataacataattaataatattaatgtaGAGTtcaactttaaaaattaatgtataAAATTTAGCATAgttatattgtttaatattttagttaaaattaatatatgattaaaaatttcTATGTGAAATtagtattatatatatttaaagaaAACTATGGAAATCATTTTTGTTAAAATGTTAATAAATCATTACGTAAAAGTATTAATTGTTGGTCacttaaaagattttaaaaaatgcactaattattgttaaattaaTATTGCGcacaatttataaaaaaatgcgCTCGTATTGGTCAtaaataatttagttattttttttataacatccattaaacatatttttaatttgtacgtgaataaaatatgtattttttggtgacttatttttttttttttttttgtgactgaaTAAAATATGTATTGATACTTCATAATTGTACTACTCTATATTAATGTTCGGTTAATAATAAATGAGTTTATTAgtctaataaaaaaaacttaattaattttCTATCACTTCCAATAGTGTCGGACCCTGAAAATTTTAGAAGTGGAAGCAAAAATatctaactaactaacttgtcattttaaacttaaaatatcttaattaaattttaaataacttgtcattctaactaactttacttttatttatttttatacacaTTCAATAAGAAAAAGAGTGAATTAGTTGATAGTTAGCGTTTATTGATACGctagtatttataatttgaaactagatttatatataaatagtaaataccaaaaataaacctatatataaaaagtatgtttatataaaataatagaaacttaatttataattatttttctttttttaaataattacattttttatatattttttaatttaattttgatacactaTCAGATTAAAGATTTTATGtatctatttaattatgtattataattaagaaatataatttttatattgatCACCTAATAGTTatctaaaagaataaatttaattaaatgactatgttaaaaaatatacatattttaacatatcaaaattaacttctatgcttttaaataattattctactactcattataattttcaaatattaattaCCATCCATtggattaaaaaatttatttgttataatatttatgacataaaatactttttaatcTAAAATAGTGGTTGCAAGCAAGATTATTtaagagataaaattaaaaagtattatataattttaaaataaaaaatattaattaataaatagatattattttttcttatttcaactaattttggaagaaaaaaaattaataattttacttatatttaaaaaactgaattttaatttgataattaactaattaataagttttaaaaattatattaatattatttattaattttttattgaattaatttatttacttattttttatttttatattaaattaaatttaacaaaataaatattattatatatttaatttaataaaaaaatatttttaacataaattttaagataattttataaatttttgtgaggacaaaaatataattatattaagaatatatatatatttatataaaattattttttttctttagtggGGGCAAGTGCCCCCTCCTGTATAATCTGGGTCCGTCCCTGACGTCCAATAAAAATACGTGAAGAAAAATGGTCTTATATATAATAGctccttttttttatatatataaaattggtTGCGTTACTCATTAATCAATAATGAGTTTTATTGTGTCcacaatatttttttgtttcattttaaatttatcttaAGCCATTGTAAAATTAAAAGGTGATTAATAAGTAATAACAATAAGATTCATAAAGATAAGTGA
The genomic region above belongs to Arachis stenosperma cultivar V10309 chromosome 5, arast.V10309.gnm1.PFL2, whole genome shotgun sequence and contains:
- the LOC130979050 gene encoding glucan endo-1,3-beta-glucosidase 3-like isoform X1, whose protein sequence is MAVLLLLFFLLACSVYGDSFIGVNIGTDITNMPSATETVALLKAQSIQHVRLYDADRAMLLALANTGIRVTVSVPNNLLLGIGQSNATAANWVAHNVVAHVPATNITAIAVGSEVLTALPNVAPVLVNALKFIQSALVAANLDQQIKVSTPHSSSIILNSFPPSQAFFNKTWDPVMVPLLKFLQSTGSYLMLNVYPYYNYMQSEGKIQLEYALFRPLPPNKEAVDANTMLHYTNVFDAVIDAAYFAMSYLNFTNIPVVVTESGWPSKGDSSESDATIDNANTYNSNLIRHVLNNSGTPKHPRIPVSTYIYELYNEDLRPGPVSEKNWGLFYANGAPVYTLHLTGAGTVFANDTTNQTFCVAKSNADSKLLQAALDWACGPGKVDCSPLRQGQECYEPNNVVAHATYAFNAYYQQMAKSPGTCDFKGVAFVTTTNPSYGSCVFPGSGGKNGTSINGTSLAPSNTSTASGSLSQHYYNGGSLISSVILGALLLSAVL
- the LOC130979050 gene encoding glucan endo-1,3-beta-glucosidase 3-like isoform X2 yields the protein MAVLLLLFFLLACSVYGDSFIGVNIGTDITNMPSATETVALLKAQSIQHVRLYDADRAMLLALANTGIRVTVSVPNNLLLGIGQSNATAANWVAHNVVAHVPATNITAIAVGSEVLTALPNVAPVLVNALKFIQSALVAANLDQQIKVSTPHSSSIILNSFPPSQAFFNKTWDPVMVPLLKFLQSTGSYLMLNVYPYYNYMQSEGKIQLEYALFRPLPPNKEAVDANTMLHYTNVFDAVIDAAYFAMSYLNFTNIPVVVTESGWPSKGDSSESDATIDNANTYNSNLIRHVLNNSGTPKHPRIPVSTYIYELYNEDLRPGPVSEKNWGLFYANGAPVYTLHLTGAALDWACGPGKVDCSPLRQGQECYEPNNVVAHATYAFNAYYQQMAKSPGTCDFKGVAFVTTTNPSYGSCVFPGSGGKNGTSINGTSLAPSNTSTASGSLSQHYYNGGSLISSVILGALLLSAVL